A genomic region of Raphanus sativus cultivar WK10039 chromosome 6, ASM80110v3, whole genome shotgun sequence contains the following coding sequences:
- the LOC108805994 gene encoding uncharacterized protein LOC108805994 codes for MMGGGRVYWGKKEMDEGGCNGVVVIFGWSSISDNHLASFVDLYSSLRWNPLVCRADFLTAFYPEMALSLAFHLLSDLVEELRNRPCPVIFLALSGAPKACMYKVLQVIMGDCEAQIHPDDSQLVRNCLSGHVYDSGPLDFTSDLNAKFALHPTIRQMSVPSRLVSWVAKGVSSGLDGLYLTRFESQRSEYWQALYSSVEIGAPYLILCSDDDELAPHQVISSFTHQLQELGGEVKVVKWKNSPHAGHYKHNPIQYRAVISNFLEKAISVHLQKIRQLGERAHTHDEISELICDLQKVAVNSNQSLRRVATGPSDHFFLPSSAPYQSNNNSDASSSSQEEQRERSSFRPPQPTSINAHSVLGQFLFDSCVPKNIEGWDIRFGGSLNGQPYATSSSRKTSNIGFKKRILRSRL; via the exons ATGATGGGCGGAGGAAGGGTGTACTGGGGGAAGAAGGAGATGGACGAGGGAGGATGTAACGGCGTGGTTGTGATCTTCGGTTGGAGTTCGATTAGCGACAACCATCTCGCCAGTTTCGTTGATCTCTACTCTTCTCTCCGATGGAATCCTCTTGTTTGTCGCGCTGATTTTCTCACTGC gtttTACCCAGAAATGGCTCTCTCTCTAGCATTCCACCTTCTTTCTGACCTTGTTGAG GAGCTAAGGAACAGACCATGTCCTGTTATCTTTCTAGCTTTATCCGGCGCTCCAAAAGCCTGCATGTACAAAGTCTTACAG GTGATCATGGGTGATTGTGAAGCTCAGATTCATCCG GATGATAGCCAGTTGGTTAGAAACTGTCTTTCTGGACATGTCTACGACTCTGGACCATTGGATTTCACTAGTGATTTGAATGCAAAGTTCGCTCTTCACCCCACCATACGGCAAATGTCTGTGCCTTCAAGATTAGTATCTTGGGTGGCCAAGGGGGTTTCTTCTGGGCTTGATGGTTTATATCTCACAAGATTTGAATCTCAACGCAGTGAGTATTGGCAGGCTCTCTACTCATCTGTT GAAATTGGAGCTCCATATCTCATTTTATGCTCCGATGATGACGAACTTGCTCCTCACCAAGTAATTTCTAGCTTCACCCATCAGTTGCAGGAACTGGGAGGAGAAGTTAAAGTTGTCAAGTGGAAAAACTCTCCCCATGCAG GACACTATAAGCATAACCCTATACAATACCGAGCTGTTATCTCCAACTTTCTAGAGAAGGCCATATCAGTGCACTTACAGAAAATCCGACAGCTCGGAGAAAGAGCTCACACGCATGATGAGATCTCTGAGTTAATATGCGACCTTCAGAAAGTAGCTGTGAACTCTAACCAAAGCTTAAGAAGAGTAGCAACTGGGCCAAGTGATCACTTTTTCTTACCAAGCTCAGCACCGTATCAAAGCAACAACAACAGCGATGCATCATCGTCTTCACAAGAAGAACAGAGAGAAAGATCTTCCTTCCGCCCACCCCAACCAACGAGCATAAACGCTCACAGTGTGCTCGGGCAGTTCCTATTTGACTCATGTGTTCCGAAAAACATCGAAGGCTGGGATATCAGATTTGGTGGTTCTCTCAACGGGCAACCGTATGCCACTTCTAGTTCCCGTAAAACCTCGAATATTGGTTTCAAGAAACGCATCCTCCGGTCAAGATTATGA
- the LOC108809558 gene encoding uncharacterized protein LOC108809558, with product MEKEAAETSTELNFDSTTSSPYITAPSSPTLFGNNNAIFFSAPTSPSTSTSSNTPFDWNDQPRTPKKRSASDIDDEFEFNFSGQLDKSFFSAADELFYGGKIRPLGPSLPPVVSGVLDREDSGRGRDRSPGSSTRYDRVGSLSMSPLRVSDIMVDEEEVHEKTKMVASNASNQKSSVFLSAILFPGRAYKKWKLKDLLLFRSASDGRPVPTKESLRRYDILTKKEAEEVKNSSIRSRDSCDSSVSRSRRRHGTVVSAHEMHYTENRAVSEELKRKTFLPYKQGWLGCLGFNPAVHEISRVGSLSRASS from the coding sequence ATGGAGAAAGAGGCAGCAGAAACATCAACAGAACTCAATTTCGACAGCACAACTTCATCTCCATACATAACAGCTCCTTCAAGCCCAACCCTATTTGGAAACAACAATGCTATTTTCTTCAGTGCACCCACAAGCCCTTCTACTTCAACTTCTTCCAATACACCCTTTGACTGGAATGACCAACCAAGAACTCCCAAGAAGAGATCAGCCAGCGATATTGATGATGAATTCGAGTTCAATTTCAGTGGACAATTGGATAAATCTTTTTTCTCTGCCGCCGATGAGCTCTTCTATGGAGGAAAGATTCGACCTTTAGGGCCCTCACTTCCTCCTGTTGTTTCTGGTGTTCTCGACAGAGAAGATTCTGGTAGAGGAAGAGACCGATCTCCCGGATCTTCTACGCGTTATGATCGTGTAGGAAGCCTCTCTATGTCTCCGTTGAGGGTTTCAGACATTAtggttgatgaagaagaagtacatgagaaaacaaaaatggtTGCTTCTAACGCAAGCAACCAAAAATCCTCTGTTTTCTTGTCAGCGATTCTGTTCCCTGGTCGAGCATATAAGAAGTGGAAACTCAAAGATCTGTTGTTATTCAGGAGTGCATCCGATGGTAGACCTGTTCCAACCAAAGAGTCATTGAGAAGATATGATATACTTACAAAGAAAGAGGCCGAGGAAGTGAAAAATTCGAGTATCCGATCAAGAGACAGCTGTGATTCATCAGTCTCTAGGTCAAGGAGAAGGCACGGCACGGTGGTTTCAGCTCACGAGATGCATTACACTGAGAACAGAGCAGTGTCAGAGGAGTTGAAAAGGAAGACGTTCTTGCCGTACAAACAAGGCTGGTTAGGATGCTTAGGGTTTAACCCTGCGGTCCATGAAATTTCAAGAGTTGGGTCCTTGTCACGTGCTTCCTCTTGA
- the LOC108806970 gene encoding pentatricopeptide repeat-containing protein At2g15630, mitochondrial: protein MRQFTFPCLLRHRISILSGAGYSRTASRLSFSPLTSTTKPEFSESQISSDSLLNSARTSQWHFIEQLTGKLTPSLVSTTLLSLVKTPDLALNFVNRLDPRSLELPTQCLAIALVSKLSSHKPALQLLNEVVVSKTKRSVSVRDIFNELVLARDQLETKSTILLDLLVRCCCQLKMVDEAIDCFYLMKERGFDPKTETCNCILSLLSRLNLTEKAWVFYADMYRMEIKSNIYTYNIMINVLCKEGKLKKAKAMLAMMECFGVKPNVVTYNTLVQGYSLRGRIEGARMVIKEMKSKGFKPDLQTYNPILSWMCSEGRASEILREMKEMGLVPDSVSYNILIRGCSNKGDLETAFAYRDEMMKEGFAPTFYTYNTLIHGLFMENKIEAAEILIKEIREKGIALDAVTYNILINGYCQHGDAKKAFALHDEMMTDGIEPTQFTYTSLIYVLCRRRKMREADELFENVVGKGMKPDLVMYNALMDGHCSTGNMDRAFSLLKEMDKMTMDPDDVTYNCLMRGLCGEGKFEEARDLMGEMKRRGIRPDHISYNTLISGYSKKGDTKQAFMVRDEMLSLGFNPTLLTYNALLKGLSKNQEGRLAEELLMEMKSEGITPNDSTYCSVVEAMSNFEQDAEKSDN, encoded by the coding sequence ATGAGACAGTTCACTTTCCCCTGTCTTTTACGCCACCGAATCTCAATTCTCTCCGGCGCCGGATATTCTCGTACCGCCTCACGTCTTTCCTTTTCGCCCCTAACATCCACCACCAAACCCGAGTTCTCAGAATCACAGATAAGTTCCGATAGCCTACTCAACTCAGCACGAACTTCTCAGtggcatttcatcgaacagcTTACGGGCAAGCTTACACCTTCCCTTGTATCAACAACTCTACTCAGCCTCGTCAAGACTCCAGATTTAGCTCTCAATTTCGTCAACCGCCTCGATCCTCGTTCCTTGGAACTCCCAACACAGTGCTTAGCAATAGCTCTCGTCTCTAAGCTCTCTTCTCACAAGCCAGCTCTTCAGTTACTCAACGAAGTCGTTGTTAGTAAAACTAAGAGGAGTGTTAGTGTTAGAGACATATTCAATGAGCTGGTTCTTGCCCGTGATCAACTAGAGACTAAAAGCACCATTCTTTTGGATCTTTTGGTCAGATGTTGCTGTCAATTGAAGATGGTGGATGAAGCAATAGATTGCTTTTACTTGATGAAGGAGAGAGGTTTTGATCCCAAGACTGAAACTTGCAACTGCATTCTGAGTTTGTTATCAAGGTTGAATCTAACAGAGAAAGCTTGGGTCTTCTACGCTGACATGTACAGGATGGAGATTAAGTCCAATATATACACTTACAACATTATGATCAACGTGTTGTGCAAGGAAGGGAAGTTGAAAAAGGCCAAGGCAATGTTGGCAATGATGGAGTGTTTTGGAGTTAAGCCTAACGTTGTCACTTACAACACACTTGTTCAAGGGTATTCGTTGAGAGGACGAATCGAAGGAGCTCGTATGGTTATCAAAGAAATGAAATCTAAAGGTTTTAAACCAGATTTGCAGACTTACAATCCGATTCTGTCTTGGATGTGTAGTGAAGGACGAGCCTCTGAGATACTGAGGGAGATGAAGGAGATGGGTTTGGTTCCAGACTCTGTTTCTTACAATATTTTGATCCGTGGTTGTAGTAACAAGGGAGATTTGGAGACAGCTTTTGCTTATAGGGATGAGATGATGAAAGAAGGTTTTGCTCCAACGTTTTATACTTACAACACGTTGATTCATGGTTTGTTTATGGAGAACAAGATAGAAGCCGCTGAGATATTGATAAAGGAGATTAGAGAGAAGGGCATTGCCTTGGATGCTGTCACGTACAACATACTCATAAATGGATATTGTCAGCATGGTGATGCAAAGAAAGCTTTTGCTTTACACGACGAAATGATGACCGACGGAATTGAGCCGACACAGTTTACTTATACATCACTTATTTATGTCTTatgtagaagaagaaaaatgaggGAAGCAGATGAGTTGTTTGAGAATGTTGTAGGCAAGGGAATGAAGCCTGATCTTGTGATGTATAATGCGTTGATGGATGGCCATTGTTCTACCGGTAACATGGACCGTGCGTTTTCGCTTCTTAAGGAGATGGATAAGATGACAATGGATCCTGATGATGTGACATACAATTGCTTGATGAGGGGGCTTTGTGGAGAAGGTAAATTTGAGGAAGCTCGTGACCTGATGGGGGAGATGAAGAGAAGGGGAATCAGACCTGACCATATCAGCTACAACACTCTAATAAGTGGGTACAGTAAGAAAGGTGATACAAAGCAAGCTTTCATGGTTCGAGATGAGATGCTGAGTCTCGGATTTAATCCAACTCTTCTCACCTACAATGCTCTGTTAAAGGGTTTGAGTAAAAACCAGGAGGGGAGACTTGCAGAAGAATTACTAATGGAAATGAAAAGTGAAGGGATTACTCCTAATGACAGTACCTACTGCTCTGTAGTTGAGGCAATGTCTAATTTTGAACAAGATGCAGAAAAGTCTGATAATTGA
- the LOC108807214 gene encoding uncharacterized protein LOC108807214: protein MGDEHSLSSPKDSFVFKLPKKSPLVLRMVVLLFVMVCAVYICSICLKQIGVVPSAGFLNVEVFERPCPEPNIEPWDIPYVHYPKPKTYSREECSCNPVRYFAILSMQRSGSGWFETLLNNHTNISSNGEIFSVKDRRANVSTIFETLDKVYNLDWLSSASKNECTSAVGLKWMLNQGLMKHHEEIVEYFKTRGVSAIFLFRRNLLRRTISVLANSYDRDAKLLNGTHKSHTHSSKEAEILARYKPVINTTLLIGDLKKVQDMTTNALSYFNTTRHIFLYYEDVVKNRTRLGDVQEFLKVPKLNLKSRQVKIHHGPLSQHVQNWNEVQTTLKGTDYENFLVEDYRK from the exons ATGGGCGACGAACACTCTCTCAGCAGCCCCAAG GATAGTTTTGTCTTCAAGCTCCCTAAAAAATCCCCACTTGTGTTGAGAATGGTCGTTCTCTTGTTTGTCATGGTATGTGCTGTCTACATTTGCTCAATCTGTCTTAAGCAAATCGGTGTCGTTCCCAGTGCTGGTTTCTTGAACGTTGAAGTGTTTGAGAGGCCTTGTCCTGAGCCTAACATCGAACCATGGGACATACCATATGTCCATTATCCTAAACCCAAGACATATAGCAG GGAGGAATGTTCGTGCAATCCGGTTAGGTATTTTGCGATTCTCTCGATGCAGAGATCTGGTAGCGGCTGGTTTGAGACTTTACTAAACAACCACACTAACATAAGCTCCAACGGGGAGATCTTTTCGGTTAAAGATAGGAGGGCTAATGTGTCCACCATTTTCGAGACTTTGGACAAAGTTTATAATCTAGATTGGTTGAGTAGTGCTTCTAAGAATGAGTGTACTTCTGCCGTTGGTTTGAAGTGGATGCTTAATCAG GGTCTAATGAAACACCATGAAGAGATAGTAGAATACTTCAAAACCAGAGGCGTCTCTGCTATATTCCTCTTTAGAAGAAACCTCTTGCGCCGGACAATTTCAGTTCTGGCCAATTCTTACGATAGGGATGCTAAGCTATTGAACGGTACTCACAAGTCCCACACTCATTCCTCTAAAGAG GCTGAGATATTGGCGCGCTACAAACCAGTAATCAACACAACCCTTTTAATAGGTGATCTGAAGAAGGTTCAAGATATGACTACAAACGCACTTTCTTACTTCAATACCACTCGCCATATCTTCCTCTATTACGAAGATGTTGTCAAGAACCGAACC AGACTAGGTGATGTGCAAGAGTTTCTAAAGGTGCCTAAACTCAATTTAAAGAGTCGGCAAGTGAAGATTCATCACGGTCCTTTGTCACAGCACGTGCAGAATTGGAACGAGGTTCAGACGACACTGAAAGGGACAGATTATGAGAACTTTCTAGTTGAAGATTACCGTAAGTGA
- the LOC108810959 gene encoding probable E3 ubiquitin-protein ligase RHA4A has translation MEIEILGAEVYTTVSNLPRHLLGVTNTVQINLDESIRNETGAVTVLSSRRIRLRPRGRGFTPRQLSGLLRDEHAPETRYLGRKIALAINQQFAIDSSLQEPVFVSVNVELIRERTLMFPLPPPDFLHTPPSSSSRGASSEVFQRLSEEQRVESKDLVLKNETQCSICIDDLSKTREDIIELPQCLHIFHQDCLFEWLRRQNSCPLCRRAPYEL, from the coding sequence ATGGAAATCGAAATACTTGGAGCTGAAGTCTACACGACGGTGTCTAACCTACCGAGACACTTGCTGGGGGTTACCAACACAGTCCAAATTAATCTAGACGAATCGATCCGAAACGAAACTGGAGCGGTAACTGTTTTAAGTTCACGTCGCATCCGCTTGAGGCCACGTGGCCGCGGCTTCACGCCACGTCAGCTCTCCGGGCTCCTTCGTGACGAGCACGCTCCTGAGACTCGATACTTGGGCAGAAAAATCGCTCTTGCTATCAATCAGCAATTCGCTATTGATTCTTCTCTTCAAGAACCTGTTTTCGTGTCCGTCAATGTCGAACTGATCAGAGAGAGGACGCTTATGTTTCCACTGCCGCCGCCTGATTTTCTTCATACTCCTCCTTCGTCGTCATCGAGAGGTGCTTCGAGTGAGGTTTTTCAGAGGTTGTCTGAAGAGCAGAGAGTTGAATCCAAAGATTTGGTTCTGAAAAACGAGACTCAGtgttcgatttgtattgatgacTTGTCCAAGACTCGTGAAGACATCATTGAATTGCCTCAGTGTTTGCATATTTTTCATCAAGATTGTCTCTTTGAGTGGCTACGTCGGCAAAACTCCTGTCCTCTGTGCAGGAGAGCTCCGTACGAGTTATAA